In Nocardioides sp. W7, the genomic stretch GCTCCGGTGAGGCCTCCCCCATCAGGGAGCGGATCCGACCGTAGTAGCCGAAGTCGAGGTCGCCGGGGGTCACCCCGGCGGTCAGCGGCGTGGCCACCGTGCCCGGGGAGACCGGCACCACCCGGATGCCGCGCCCCACCAGCTCGGCGGCGAGGCTCAGCGAGAAGGCCAGCACCGCGCCCTTCGAGGCGGAGTACGCCGACATGTACGGGTTGCCGTGGGCAGCGGCGCTGGAGGCGACGTTGACGATCACGCCTCCGCGGCCCAGGTGGGCGACGGCCTCGCGGCAGAAGAGCGCGGTGCCGACGAGGTTGACCTCGAAGAGCAGGTGCAGGTCGTCGACCGTGAGCGACTCGATCGGCGTGGTCCGGTGGATGCCGGCCACGTTGGCCAGCACGTCGAGACCGCGGAGCTCGCGGACGGCCTGCGCGACGGTCGCGACCACCTCCGCCTCGGAGGTGACGTCGCAGACCGCGGTGCTGATCCGTCCCGGTCCGGCGCACTGCTCGGCGGTGCGCGCCAGGCCGTCCTCGTCGCGGTCCACGGCGACGACGGCCGCACCCTCGGCGACGAGCCGGACGGCCGTGGCCCGGCCGATGCCGGAGGCGGCGCCGGTCATCAGCACGCGACGCCCGTCGAAGCGCTGGAGTCCCGCGCTCATCGCGCGGCACCCGCGGCGCCGGTCTCGGCCGCCTCGATCGCCGCTGTCGCACCGGCGCAGCCCACACCCACGACGAGGACGTCGCGGGTGTGGGCCGCGGCCGCGGGGCCGCTCAAGGACTCAGGCCTGACGGGGGATGAACGCCGCGAG encodes the following:
- a CDS encoding SDR family NAD(P)-dependent oxidoreductase, whose product is MSAGLQRFDGRRVLMTGAASGIGRATAVRLVAEGAAVVAVDRDEDGLARTAEQCAGPGRISTAVCDVTSEAEVVATVAQAVRELRGLDVLANVAGIHRTTPIESLTVDDLHLLFEVNLVGTALFCREAVAHLGRGGVIVNVASSAAAHGNPYMSAYSASKGAVLAFSLSLAAELVGRGIRVVPVSPGTVATPLTAGVTPGDLDFGYYGRIRSLMGEASPEQVAGVIAFAASDDASYLTGAELRVDGGSHT